The Sandaracinaceae bacterium DNA segment GGCGGGTGCAGTCTATGTCTTCCGTCCAGCAGGTTTCGCGTATCTCCAAGACGCTTACATCAAGTCGTCGAACGCCCACGTGCAAGACGCCTTCGGCAGTTCGGTTGCCCTGTCCTACGATGGCACCGTCCTGGCGGTGGGGGCTTACTTGGAGGACTCCAACGCCACAGGTATCGGAGGCAGCCAAACGACACGCCTCGCCTCCTACGCGGGCGCGGCGTACGTGTTCGCCCGCCCGGTCTCCTCCTGGGTCCAGGAGGCCTATGTGAAGGCCTCGAACACCGCCGCGGAAGACTACTTTGGCGGCTCCATCGCCCTCACGTCCGACGGCTCCACACTCGCCATCGGTGCTGGAGGTGAGGACTCCAACGCGACCGGCATCGACGGTGATCAAGCTGACAACAGTGCCAACCTCGCCGGCGCAGTCTACGTGTACTAACCAGGACCGTCGAGAGGTGGATCCAAGTTCCTGTTGATTCGGGATCCGAGGAGGATCAGGGTCCGTGACAATAAGGACGTGGTCATGGCACGGTCGAAAATCGGCGAAGCGATCAGCGGTACGAGGCCATGGGTGTCGAGGGGCTCGGGGTGGTCGCCGAGCCAGTACCGGCGCTCGGCTTCCCCCCCGGGACCCGGGTGCAGCACGACGGTGGAGACGTGAGCGTCACAACTCCCTGACGGGCGCCCTCGACGCCGATACCGGCGCCGTCACTGCGTGAGTGCACGGTAGCCTGCCCGCCATGACCCCGCACGACCACATCCGCTCGGCAGAGCCCACCGACGCCCACGCCATCGCGCTGGTGCAGGTCGCGGGGTGGCACGCTTCCTACCGCGGGTTGATGCCGGACGCGGTGCTGGATGCCTTCACCGTCCCGGTGCGAGATGCCAAGTGGCAGCAGAACCTCGCCGAGGAGATCGAGGGGCTGCGCATCACCGTCCTCGTGCGTGATGGCCGCGTGATCGCGTTCGCCTCGTCGGGCCCGAGTCGCGAGGAGCCCGGTGTGGGTGAGCTCTGGGCTCTCTACGTGGCTCCGGATGCCTGGGGCACCGGCGCGGGGCGCGCGCTCCTCGACGACGCGCTCCAGCACCTGGCCACCAGTGGA contains these protein-coding regions:
- a CDS encoding GNAT family N-acetyltransferase, translating into MTPHDHIRSAEPTDAHAIALVQVAGWHASYRGLMPDAVLDAFTVPVRDAKWQQNLAEEIEGLRITVLVRDGRVIAFASSGPSREEPGVGELWALYVAPDAWGTGAGRALLDDALQHLATSGYETAILRVLAGNARGVRFYERAGFRRDGEPFEDGGLMSLRMRRPLV